A region of the Methanosarcinales archaeon genome:
GTCTCTTTTGTTAAGTTCTTGAACCTCTCAGGCTTAAAACCTTTAATTCCGGTCAACTGGTCTTTGTCCAGGGCAGTAATGTACAGATAGTTCTTGCTACCTTCCAGATGCTTCAGGTTATCTTCTGAGACCATTCCGCGATCGAAAACCATGATAATTTTTTGTAGATTGAATTTCTTTTTCCATCGATCAGCGTTTCCTGTAAGCGTTTTTACATCGGCAGTATAATCTTCAAGAATGTCCCAGGAAAATGGGTAACCTCTATTGCTTTGGGTAATAGGCTTTGGAGGCAATTTAATGTCCTCTTAGCGACCACCTTTCAGGTGGTTGCCTTTCGGCAATACGAATGTAACAAGGATCAAATCACTGTGAATAAAGAGATAAGAATCATATTCCCTGGGCTGGTCAGGACATAGCAGTCCCCAATCCCATGCGGCTTAATAGATGAGCGAAGTAATGGGCAGGGTAACAGTGGCTATAGGCGGCGGTATTGCAGTCTGGACATGATCTCAAGGGAGATGATAAATCAACTACGTAAAAAATGGGCTTTTTGTACTTTAGGACATAGAAGCCTCGGGGGGGATTTGAACCCCCGACCTAGTGATTACAAATCACTCGCTCTGCCGGGCTGAGCCACCGGGGCATAGTTATATTCAATAAAAACGCACGCTTGAAGGTTATTATTGCACATAAATACTTCGGTAGAATGGAATATCCAAAACATTATATGTCTTGCCACTCCTTCTTTAATTAGAGATAAAAATCCCCTGGTTTAATAAAAACTATGGAAGGGATTATCATGGGGTCCGAAAAAGAAGAATATCTCAAAAAGCGTTATAGTGAAATGTCCCCTGCCCAGCTTGAACTCATTATTAAGCAGATCAACCTGGAACTGGAACATCATCCTGAAGCTGATAAGACTGAATTGCATATAGCAGTTGAAGCCCTGGAAGAAAAGAAAAAGGCAGCACAGAATGAAAAAATGGACAGATCATATCTTCCTGATAATATGGAATATGGTATAGATGTTGGTGAGGAATTCCGATAATGAATCCTGTAATAAAAGACCGGGTTAATGCTCATCTGGAAACCATTGAGGAGGTATATGGTTTGAAAATCCTGAATAAAAATGAAGTTGCTGGCTGGATATCAGATAGGACAATTGATGAGAAGACTGCTTTGACTGTTGCCACAGCAATAAATACGTGGGTTATGATGAACAACGATAGCAGTGGTGTAAAAATCCCTTATAATGTAATGAATGTGATACACAAAAATCTTGCCTTAAAATAATTTTTGGCAAAGCACCATACATTTTCTCTATTAACTTTTAACTTCAGGCGGCCAGTTCTTCTCCATCCAGCCAGGAATGCGACCGCTGTCCGGAGTTCCGATCTTTACATTCAATCCACTGGCATCTTCCATATCACCCTGAAGTCTTGCTGCCAGTCCCGGAAGTATCACAGTATTGTGACTGGTCATCTTCTTGAAATCGAAATTGTCCTTATTGAACCCATCAGTAATTGTCTTGGCTGTCAGCTGCCCACCTGCTACCGCAGCTTCTACACCCAGACCGTCAGTATCAGCTGCTAATAGATAACAATCGATCCCATTACTGGCCAGGTCGCTCTCAACCGTATAATAAGTCAAAGCAAAATTGGTAGTCACGATCACAGGAGAATCCTTACCAGGAGAACCAACCTCATACACCTTTGGATCTACCTTGACAGGGGTCCTCGGGTCGGTATAGATTGTATCCCTTATATGAAGTTCGGGAAGTAGGGCATAGGGTTCAATGCTATGCAGGATCATGATATCACCATATCGTACAGAAAATACCGATGCCAGCACAGTTTCCCAATAACTGGCACTGACCGGGTCATCATTGGTTAAATAAGCTGTCATGGGTACGGCCATTAACGGGAATGCAATATCCCGCTGTCCCTCCTTAATCCCTGAACGCCTGATCTTCAGGAAATTCTCAAACGATTCGCGCAGGCTCTTGCCCTGTGGATTAGTACCCGGGTCCAGAATCAGATTTTCCCGACCCATCTCTAAAAAAGTTCCTGCCAGGCTTTTCAGGGTATCCATGTCATCAGGTGCAAACAGGACCGTGGGAACATCATATTCCAGTACCAGGTCAGACACTGCTTGCCAGTTATCCCTGGTGGCTGCATAGATTAGCGGTTTTGACTTGGCCGCGACCTCCAATCCAGCTTTTAACACTTCAGGATTCAGACTGCATAATATTAGTGGAAGGTCAGTATTCTCCATTACTTTTGAAACAGTTTCCTTGAATCTGGCAGGGTCATTTGAGGTACTGCGTACCGCAATCATATCTATTGTAAGGAAACGGCCCACATAGAATTTCCTGTAATCCCGGATGAATTTGACTCTTTCAATCAATTCATCCTCAGGCATAGTATCCCATACATCAATCGCAAAGGCAGGCTGGTTAAAGAAAGTCAGCTGATGCCTATACAGCACATCATCACCACCAACTGCCACTGCTTCATCGCCCACACCGATAATCACTTCCCTGATCTCAGGAGCCATCAATTCGCCGAGTTCAAGGTATTTTTTCTTGAACTTATCCTCCAATATGGGTTTGCAGTCTTCCAGTTTTAATGAGCGGTCTATGAGATGGGATGCAAAAGCCATACATGTGGCCTCACCACAATCACCGCAATTTGTCTGGGGCAGGTACTTATAAACTTCCAACGGACTGTTTATTTTCATTTTCACACCTCCGCAGTAACCCAGTTGGAGATATCTATAGTATCCCTGTCAATTGAACCATACAGGCTCTGGGTAATCTCCTTGAGCACAGCTACTGAACCTGGGTGCATCATCATGAACAGGTCGTTGCCTGCAAGGGCCAGGGTCAGTCCGGTAACGATCTCCCAGATAGGACCCCTGTATTCCCTGGGCCCCCAATCACTGTCTTCCTTTATGGGCGAGCCCACCATCCATGCTTCCCTGGCTCCCCAGGCATTGGTTGTACCGCTGCTCATCGGGAAGGAAAGTTCGTTATCCCCGATAAGACCAGCCAGGCGGATGCGCTCCATATTGGTATAAGCATAATCCAATCCGTAACCCAGTGCAGCTGTTGTCGGGTCCATAATAATATCTTCCCGCTTGACACCGCACTGCTTCATCAATTTCCTGTTTAACTCCTTCTGGGCATTGATCTCAAGCTGGGTCCATGACAGGACAACATGCCCGTATTCATTAGCTGCTTTTGCAATGCGTTCATAATCAAGATTAAGACTGGCACTGGCCAGCAATACTCTCTCACCTTCTGCGATCTCTGCTACCTTTTCCAGGACTTCAGGGTCCTTCTCAGGATTGCCGCTGCCGCCTATGACAATAGGTACATCCAC
Encoded here:
- a CDS encoding acetyl-CoA decarbonylase/synthase complex subunit gamma; translation: MKINSPLEVYKYLPQTNCGDCGEATCMAFASHLIDRSLKLEDCKPILEDKFKKKYLELGELMAPEIREVIIGVGDEAVAVGGDDVLYRHQLTFFNQPAFAIDVWDTMPEDELIERVKFIRDYRKFYVGRFLTIDMIAVRSTSNDPARFKETVSKVMENTDLPLILCSLNPEVLKAGLEVAAKSKPLIYAATRDNWQAVSDLVLEYDVPTVLFAPDDMDTLKSLAGTFLEMGRENLILDPGTNPQGKSLRESFENFLKIRRSGIKEGQRDIAFPLMAVPMTAYLTNDDPVSASYWETVLASVFSVRYGDIMILHSIEPYALLPELHIRDTIYTDPRTPVKVDPKVYEVGSPGKDSPVIVTTNFALTYYTVESDLASNGIDCYLLAADTDGLGVEAAVAGGQLTAKTITDGFNKDNFDFKKMTSHNTVILPGLAARLQGDMEDASGLNVKIGTPDSGRIPGWMEKNWPPEVKS